The Streptomyces sp. NBC_00162 genome window below encodes:
- a CDS encoding response regulator yields the protein MDHIPTDPTPAVPAAPIKVLLADDQALLRSAFKVLVDSEPDMEVVGEASDGAQAYALARQTRADVVLMDIRMPGTDGLAATRMISGDPELAAVRVVMLTTFEVDEYVAAALRAGASGFLGKGAEPEDLLNAIRVAHAGEALLSPAATKGLIATFLAQGGGADPAAASAGAGSHAQRLAALTVREREVLVHVAAGLSNDGIAGRLEVSPLTVKTHVNRAMAKLGARDRAQLVVIAYESGLVRPRAE from the coding sequence GTGGACCACATTCCGACGGACCCGACCCCCGCCGTGCCCGCCGCGCCCATCAAGGTGCTGCTCGCCGACGACCAGGCACTGCTGCGCAGCGCCTTCAAGGTGCTCGTCGACTCCGAACCGGACATGGAGGTCGTCGGGGAGGCCTCCGACGGGGCGCAGGCCTACGCGCTGGCCCGGCAGACCCGCGCCGACGTCGTGCTCATGGACATCCGGATGCCCGGGACCGACGGGCTCGCCGCCACCCGCATGATCAGCGGCGACCCGGAACTGGCCGCCGTGCGCGTGGTGATGCTGACGACCTTCGAGGTCGACGAGTACGTCGCCGCCGCCCTGCGGGCCGGCGCCTCCGGCTTCCTCGGCAAGGGCGCCGAGCCCGAGGACCTCCTCAACGCCATCCGGGTCGCGCACGCCGGCGAGGCCCTGCTCTCCCCGGCCGCCACCAAGGGGCTCATCGCCACCTTCCTCGCCCAGGGCGGCGGCGCCGACCCGGCCGCCGCCTCGGCCGGGGCCGGCTCGCACGCGCAGCGGCTCGCCGCGCTGACCGTCCGGGAGCGCGAGGTACTCGTCCACGTCGCCGCGGGGCTGTCCAACGACGGGATCGCCGGACGGCTCGAGGTCAGCCCGCTCACCGTCAAGACCCACGTGAACCGCGCCATGGCCAAGCTCGGAGCCCGCGACAGGGCCCAATTGGTGGTCATTGCCTACGAATCGGGACTGGTCCGGCCACGCGCGGAGTAG
- a CDS encoding efflux RND transporter permease subunit, with translation MSWLSRFSLAQRALIGLVSIVALLFGAIAIPQLKQQLLPSIELPMVSVLAPYQGASPDVVEKQVVEPIEAMLKGVDGITGITSTASEGNALVMATFDYGDSGTKQLVAEVQQAVNRARVRLPAEVDPQVVAGSTDDIPTVILAVTSDKDQQALADQLERSVVPVLSDIEGVGQVTVDGVQDLQVTVTPDNAKLAAAGLDGAALAQGLQAGGATVPAGSFDEEGKNRTVRVGAGYTSLAQVQDLRLSPAPGKPAVRLGDVATVKQEAAKAVSITRTNGKPSLALVLTMDKDGSAVAISDAVKDKLPELRSTLGAGADLTVVSDQGPAVAKSISSLTTEGLLGLLFAVIVILVFLASLRSTLVTAVSIPLSVVLALIVLWTRDLSLNMLTLGALTIAIGRVVDDSIVVLENIKRHLGYGEEREAAIITAVKEVAGAVTSSTLTTVAVFLPIGLTGGMIGELFGSFSLTVTAALLASLLVSLTVVPVLSYWFLSAPKGVTAGDEESAAKARREAEEKEARSKLQRFYVRVLGFATRRRLTSVAIAVVVLVGTFGMTPLLKTNFFDQGEQDVLTVKQELAPGTSLAASDAASRKIEQALASVEGVKSYQVTVGSSGFLAAFGGGTGSNQASYQVTLKDSGKADDVKKQIEGKLAALDGIGETRIAAGDGFGSQNLSVVVKAGDGEVLAKAAEQVRAEVAKLKDVTDVQSDLSQSVPRISVTATPRAADAGLNQAALGAIVAQAVRGNPAGKAVLDNTERDIVIKSAQPATTLAELQALPVGPVKLGDIAEVKVVPGPVAMTRIDGARAATVTAKPVGDNTGAVSAELQTKLKALDLPEGATASIGGVSEDQDEAFASLGLAMFAAIAIVFMLLVATFRSLIQPLILLVSIPFAATGALGLLIATGTPMGVPAMIGMLMLIGIVVTNAIVLIDLVNQYRAQGMGVVEAVVEGGRHRLRPILMTALATIFALLPMALGVTGEGGFISQPLAVVVIGGLVSSTLLTLLLVPTLYTMVELRKERRRAKRSAKREARLTVVPAPAPSSDDDPVTV, from the coding sequence ATGTCGTGGCTGTCCCGCTTCAGCCTTGCCCAAAGGGCGTTGATCGGCCTCGTGTCGATCGTCGCGCTCCTCTTCGGCGCCATAGCCATCCCGCAGCTCAAGCAGCAGCTGCTGCCCTCCATCGAACTGCCCATGGTGTCCGTGCTCGCGCCGTACCAGGGCGCCTCGCCCGACGTGGTGGAGAAGCAGGTCGTCGAGCCGATCGAGGCCATGCTCAAGGGCGTCGACGGCATCACCGGCATCACCTCCACCGCCAGCGAGGGCAACGCCCTCGTCATGGCCACCTTCGACTACGGAGACAGCGGCACCAAGCAGCTCGTCGCCGAAGTCCAGCAGGCCGTCAACCGGGCCCGCGTCCGGCTGCCCGCCGAGGTGGACCCGCAGGTGGTGGCCGGTTCCACCGACGACATCCCGACCGTCATCCTCGCCGTCACCTCCGACAAGGACCAGCAGGCCCTCGCCGACCAGCTGGAACGTTCCGTCGTCCCCGTCCTCTCGGACATCGAGGGCGTCGGCCAGGTCACCGTCGACGGCGTCCAGGACCTCCAGGTCACCGTCACCCCCGACAACGCCAAGCTCGCGGCCGCCGGCCTCGACGGCGCCGCCCTCGCCCAGGGCCTCCAGGCGGGCGGCGCGACCGTACCCGCCGGCTCCTTCGACGAGGAGGGCAAGAACCGGACCGTGCGCGTCGGCGCCGGCTACACCTCCCTCGCCCAGGTGCAGGACCTGCGCCTGAGCCCCGCGCCCGGCAAGCCGGCCGTCCGGCTCGGCGACGTCGCCACCGTGAAGCAGGAGGCCGCCAAGGCCGTCTCCATCACCCGGACCAACGGCAAGCCCAGCCTCGCCCTCGTCCTGACCATGGACAAGGACGGCAGCGCCGTCGCCATCTCGGACGCCGTCAAGGACAAGCTCCCCGAGCTGCGTTCCACGCTCGGCGCCGGCGCCGACCTGACCGTCGTCAGCGACCAGGGCCCGGCCGTCGCCAAGTCCATCTCCAGCCTCACCACCGAGGGCCTGCTCGGCCTGCTCTTCGCGGTGATCGTGATCCTGGTCTTCCTGGCCTCGCTGCGCTCGACGCTGGTCACCGCGGTCTCCATCCCGCTGTCCGTGGTCCTCGCGCTCATCGTGCTGTGGACCCGCGACCTGTCGCTCAACATGCTGACCCTGGGCGCGCTCACCATCGCCATCGGCCGCGTCGTCGACGACTCGATCGTGGTCCTGGAGAACATCAAGCGCCACCTCGGCTACGGCGAGGAGCGCGAGGCCGCCATCATCACCGCGGTCAAGGAGGTGGCCGGCGCGGTCACCTCCTCCACGCTCACCACCGTCGCCGTGTTCCTGCCGATCGGCCTGACCGGCGGCATGATCGGCGAGCTCTTCGGCTCCTTCTCGCTCACCGTCACCGCCGCCCTGCTGGCCTCGCTGCTCGTCTCGCTGACGGTCGTGCCGGTGCTCTCGTACTGGTTCCTCAGCGCGCCGAAGGGCGTGACGGCGGGGGACGAGGAGAGCGCCGCCAAGGCCCGTCGCGAGGCCGAGGAGAAGGAGGCGCGCAGCAAGCTCCAGCGGTTCTACGTACGGGTCCTGGGCTTCGCCACCCGGCGCCGCCTGACCAGTGTGGCCATCGCGGTCGTCGTGCTGGTCGGCACCTTCGGGATGACCCCGCTGCTGAAGACCAACTTCTTCGACCAGGGCGAGCAGGACGTCCTGACGGTCAAGCAGGAGCTGGCCCCCGGCACCTCGCTGGCCGCCTCCGACGCGGCGAGCCGCAAGATCGAGCAGGCACTGGCCTCGGTCGAGGGCGTCAAGAGCTACCAGGTCACCGTCGGCTCCTCCGGCTTCCTCGCCGCCTTCGGCGGTGGTACGGGCTCCAACCAGGCCTCCTACCAGGTCACCCTGAAGGACTCCGGCAAGGCGGACGACGTCAAGAAGCAGATCGAGGGCAAGCTGGCCGCCCTCGACGGCATCGGCGAGACCCGGATCGCGGCGGGCGACGGCTTCGGCAGCCAGAACCTCAGCGTGGTCGTCAAGGCCGGTGACGGCGAGGTCCTCGCCAAGGCCGCCGAGCAGGTCCGCGCGGAGGTGGCGAAGCTCAAGGACGTCACCGACGTACAGAGCGACCTGTCCCAGTCCGTGCCCCGGATCTCGGTCACCGCCACCCCCAGGGCCGCGGACGCAGGCCTCAACCAGGCCGCGCTCGGCGCGATCGTCGCCCAGGCCGTACGGGGCAACCCGGCGGGCAAGGCCGTCCTGGACAACACCGAGCGCGACATCGTCATCAAGTCCGCGCAGCCGGCCACCACCTTGGCCGAACTGCAGGCCCTGCCGGTCGGCCCGGTCAAGCTCGGTGACATCGCCGAGGTCAAGGTGGTCCCCGGCCCGGTCGCGATGACCCGGATCGACGGCGCCCGCGCCGCCACCGTCACCGCGAAGCCGGTGGGCGACAACACGGGCGCGGTCAGCGCCGAGCTCCAGACGAAGCTCAAGGCCCTGGACCTGCCGGAGGGCGCCACCGCCTCCATCGGCGGCGTCTCGGAGGACCAGGACGAGGCCTTCGCCTCGCTGGGCCTGGCCATGTTCGCGGCCATCGCGATCGTGTTCATGCTGCTGGTCGCGACCTTCCGCTCGCTGATCCAGCCGCTGATCCTGCTGGTCTCCATCCCGTTCGCGGCGACCGGCGCGCTCGGCCTGCTGATCGCCACGGGCACCCCGATGGGCGTCCCGGCGATGATCGGCATGCTGATGCTCATCGGCATCGTGGTGACCAACGCGATCGTCCTGATCGACCTGGTCAACCAGTACCGGGCCCAGGGCATGGGCGTCGTCGAAGCCGTCGTCGAGGGCGGCCGGCACCGCCTGCGCCCCATCCTGATGACGGCCCTGGCGACGATCTTCGCGCTGCTCCCGATGGCGCTCGGCGTCACCGGCGAGGGCGGCTTCATCTCGCAGCCGCTCGCGGTCGTGGTGATCGGCGGCCTGGTCAGCTCGACCCTGCTGACCCTGCTCCTGGTGCCGACGCTCTACACGATGGTGGAGCTCCGCAAGGAGCGCCGCCGCGCCAAGCGCTCCGCCAAGCGCGAGGCCCGCCTGACGGTGGTCCCGGCCCCCGCCCCGTCCTCGGACGACGACCCGGTCACGGTCTGA
- the nadA gene encoding quinolinate synthase NadA, producing the protein MRVVTTAQPLDVQPTPLALLLLGREADPKSERGVECPGDLPSPSDPDLVARARAAKEKLGDKVFILGHHYQRDEVIEFADVTGDSFKLAKDAAAKPEAEYIVFCGVHFMAESADILTSDDQKVVLPDLAAGCSMADMATAEQVAECWDVLTEAGIAGATVPVSYMNSSADIKAFTGKHGGTICTSSNAKKALEWAFEQGEKVLFLPDQHLGRNTAVRDMGMSLDDCVLYNPHKPNGGLTAEQLRNAKMILWRGHCSVHGRFSVDSVNDVRARIPGVNVLVHPECKHEVVAAADYVGSTEYIIKALEAAPAGSKWAIGTELNLVRRLANRFAAEDKEVVFLDKTVCFCSTMNRIDLPHLVWTLESLAEGNLVNQIQVDKETESFAKLALERMLALP; encoded by the coding sequence GTGCGTGTCGTGACCACCGCCCAGCCTTTGGACGTCCAGCCGACGCCCCTTGCCCTGCTGCTGCTCGGCCGCGAAGCCGACCCCAAGAGCGAGCGCGGGGTGGAATGCCCGGGCGACCTGCCCTCGCCGTCCGACCCGGACCTCGTGGCGCGCGCCCGCGCGGCCAAGGAGAAGCTCGGGGACAAGGTCTTCATCCTCGGCCACCACTACCAGCGTGACGAGGTCATCGAGTTCGCCGACGTCACCGGCGACTCCTTCAAGCTGGCCAAGGACGCGGCCGCCAAGCCGGAGGCCGAGTACATCGTCTTCTGCGGCGTGCACTTCATGGCCGAGTCCGCGGACATCCTGACCTCGGACGACCAGAAGGTGGTCCTGCCGGACCTGGCCGCGGGCTGCTCGATGGCCGACATGGCCACCGCCGAGCAGGTCGCGGAGTGCTGGGACGTGCTGACCGAGGCCGGCATAGCCGGTGCGACGGTCCCCGTCTCGTACATGAACTCCTCCGCCGACATCAAGGCCTTCACCGGCAAGCACGGCGGCACGATCTGTACCTCGTCCAACGCGAAGAAGGCCCTGGAGTGGGCGTTCGAGCAGGGCGAGAAGGTCCTGTTCCTCCCGGACCAGCACCTGGGCCGCAACACCGCCGTCCGCGACATGGGCATGTCCCTGGACGACTGCGTCCTGTACAACCCGCACAAGCCGAACGGCGGCCTGACCGCCGAGCAGCTGCGGAACGCCAAGATGATCCTGTGGCGCGGGCACTGCTCGGTCCACGGCCGGTTCTCGGTCGACTCGGTCAACGACGTGCGCGCCCGCATCCCCGGTGTGAACGTCCTGGTCCACCCCGAGTGCAAGCACGAGGTCGTGGCGGCCGCGGACTACGTCGGCTCGACGGAGTACATCATCAAGGCGCTGGAGGCGGCCCCGGCCGGCTCCAAGTGGGCGATCGGCACCGAGCTCAACCTGGTCCGCCGCCTGGCGAATCGATTCGCCGCGGAGGACAAGGAGGTCGTCTTCCTCGACAAGACGGTCTGCTTCTGCTCGACGATGAACCGCATCGACCTCCCCCACCTGGTGTGGACCCTGGAGTCCCTGGCCGAGGGCAACCTCGTCAACCAGATCCAGGTCGACAAGGAGACCGAGAGCTTCGCGAAGCTCGCCCTGGAGCGGATGCTGGCGCTCCCGTAG
- the erpA gene encoding iron-sulfur cluster insertion protein ErpA yields the protein MSVQDDKTTVSDGILLSDAAADKVRTLLEQEGRDDLALRVAVQPGGCSGLRYQLFFDERSLDGDVVKDFDGVKVVTDRMSSPYLHGASIDFVDTIEKQGFTIDNPNATGSCACGDSFS from the coding sequence ATGTCCGTACAGGACGACAAGACCACTGTGAGCGACGGCATCCTCCTGTCCGACGCCGCCGCCGACAAGGTCAGGACCCTGCTGGAGCAGGAAGGCCGCGATGACCTCGCGCTGCGCGTCGCCGTCCAGCCCGGCGGTTGCTCCGGCCTGCGCTACCAGCTCTTCTTCGACGAGCGCTCCCTCGACGGCGACGTCGTGAAGGACTTCGACGGTGTGAAGGTCGTCACCGACCGGATGAGCTCCCCGTACCTGCACGGTGCGTCCATCGACTTCGTCGACACCATCGAGAAGCAGGGCTTCACGATCGACAACCCGAACGCCACGGGCTCCTGCGCCTGCGGCGACTCGTTCAGCTAA
- a CDS encoding carbohydrate kinase family protein: MRIAVTGSIATDHLMTFPGRFADQLVADQLHTVSLSFLVDNLDVRRGGVGPNICFGMGQLGSRPILVGAAGYDFDEYRAWLDRHGVDTDSVRISEVLHTARFVCTTDADHNQIGSFYTGAMSEARLIELKAVADRVGGLDLVLIGADDPEAMLRHTEECRTRGIPFAADFSQQIARMDGDSIRTLMEGATYLFSNEYEKGLIESKSGWTDAEILAKVGTRVTTLGSNGVRIERLGHDPIVVGCPEETAKVDPTGVGDAFRAGFLTGLSWGVGLERAAQLGCMLATLVIETLGTQEYTLARAHFMERFTKAYGDEAATEVKARLS, from the coding sequence GTGCGCATCGCAGTCACCGGCTCCATCGCCACCGACCACCTCATGACCTTCCCCGGCCGTTTCGCCGACCAGCTGGTCGCGGACCAGCTGCACACGGTCTCCCTCTCCTTCCTCGTCGACAACCTCGACGTCCGGCGGGGCGGTGTCGGCCCGAACATCTGCTTCGGCATGGGGCAGCTCGGCAGCCGCCCGATCCTGGTCGGCGCCGCCGGCTACGACTTCGACGAGTACCGCGCCTGGCTCGACCGGCACGGCGTCGACACCGACTCGGTCCGGATCTCCGAGGTGCTGCACACCGCGCGCTTCGTGTGCACCACGGACGCCGACCACAACCAGATCGGCTCCTTCTACACGGGCGCGATGAGCGAGGCCCGCCTGATCGAGCTGAAGGCCGTCGCCGACCGGGTCGGCGGGCTCGACCTGGTCCTGATCGGCGCGGACGACCCCGAGGCGATGCTGCGCCACACGGAGGAGTGCCGGACGCGGGGGATCCCCTTCGCCGCCGACTTCTCGCAGCAGATCGCCCGGATGGACGGCGACAGCATCCGCACCCTGATGGAGGGCGCGACGTACCTCTTCTCGAACGAGTACGAGAAGGGCCTCATCGAGTCCAAGTCGGGCTGGACGGACGCCGAGATCCTGGCCAAGGTCGGCACGCGCGTGACCACGCTCGGCTCGAACGGCGTCCGGATCGAGCGGCTCGGCCACGACCCCATCGTGGTCGGCTGCCCGGAGGAGACCGCGAAGGTCGACCCGACGGGTGTCGGCGACGCGTTCCGCGCCGGGTTCCTGACCGGGCTGAGCTGGGGCGTCGGCCTGGAGCGTGCCGCGCAGCTGGGCTGCATGCTGGCGACCCTGGTCATCGAGACCCTGGGCACCCAGGAGTACACGCTGGCGCGGGCCCACTTCATGGAGCGCTTCACGAAGGCGTACGGCGACGAGGCCGCGACCGAGGTCAAGGCCCGCCTGTCCTAG
- a CDS encoding cysteine desulfurase/sulfurtransferase TusA family protein, which produces MPYFDSASAAPLHPVARQALQAALDEGWADPARLYREGRRARLLLDAAREAAAEAVGCRADELVFTPSGTHAVHTGVAGVLAGRRRVGGHLVVSAVEHSSVLHAAEVHEGSGGTVTEVPVDRYGAVTAAGYADAVGPSTALACLQSANHEVGTVQPVAEVAGVCAEAGVPLLVDAAQSLAWGPVEGAWSVLAASAHKWGGPPGVGLLAVRKGVRFSPQHPADERESGRSPGFANLPAIVAAAASLRAVRAEADAEAARLRILVDRIRRRVVRLVPDVEVVGHPDRRLPHLVTFSCLYVDGEILLHELDRAGYSVSSGSSCTSSTLTPSHVLRAMGVLSEGNVRVSLPPGTTAEEVNGFLEVLPGAVSGVRERLGVSEAVTVAPESESLELDALGLRCPQPVIELAAAIGRVPVGGTVTVVSDDEVARLDIPAWCGMRGHAYLGEAERPRGVAYTVRRLV; this is translated from the coding sequence ATGCCGTACTTCGACAGCGCGTCCGCCGCCCCCCTGCACCCCGTGGCCCGGCAGGCGTTGCAAGCCGCCCTGGACGAGGGCTGGGCCGATCCGGCCCGCCTGTACCGGGAGGGCAGGCGGGCGCGGCTGCTGCTGGACGCGGCGCGGGAGGCGGCCGCGGAGGCGGTGGGATGCCGGGCCGACGAGCTGGTGTTCACTCCTTCGGGGACGCACGCGGTTCACACGGGGGTCGCGGGGGTCCTCGCGGGGCGCCGGCGCGTCGGTGGCCATCTGGTCGTATCGGCGGTCGAACACAGTTCTGTACTCCACGCGGCGGAGGTCCACGAGGGCTCCGGGGGGACGGTCACCGAGGTCCCGGTGGACCGGTACGGCGCGGTGACCGCCGCCGGGTACGCGGACGCCGTCGGCCCGTCGACCGCCCTGGCCTGTCTCCAGTCCGCCAACCACGAGGTGGGCACGGTCCAGCCGGTGGCGGAGGTGGCCGGGGTCTGCGCGGAGGCGGGGGTCCCGCTGCTGGTGGACGCGGCGCAGTCGCTGGCCTGGGGGCCGGTGGAAGGCGCCTGGTCCGTTCTGGCCGCCAGTGCGCACAAGTGGGGCGGCCCGCCGGGAGTGGGGCTGCTGGCGGTGCGCAAGGGGGTCCGGTTCTCCCCCCAACACCCGGCGGACGAACGGGAGTCGGGCCGCTCCCCCGGCTTCGCGAACCTTCCCGCGATCGTGGCGGCGGCGGCGTCCTTGCGTGCCGTACGGGCGGAGGCCGACGCGGAGGCGGCCCGGCTGCGGATCCTGGTAGACCGGATCCGGCGGCGGGTGGTCCGGCTGGTCCCGGACGTGGAGGTGGTGGGCCATCCGGACCGCCGCCTGCCCCACCTGGTCACGTTCTCCTGCCTGTACGTCGACGGCGAGATCCTGCTGCACGAGCTGGACCGGGCCGGGTACTCGGTCTCCTCGGGCTCGTCCTGCACGAGCTCGACGCTGACCCCCAGTCACGTGCTGCGGGCGATGGGGGTGCTGTCGGAGGGGAACGTACGGGTGTCCCTGCCGCCGGGGACCACGGCGGAGGAGGTCAACGGGTTCCTGGAGGTGCTGCCGGGGGCGGTGTCCGGGGTACGGGAACGGCTGGGCGTGAGCGAAGCCGTCACGGTGGCCCCGGAGTCGGAGTCCCTGGAGCTGGACGCGCTCGGGCTGCGGTGCCCGCAGCCGGTGATCGAGCTGGCCGCCGCGATCGGGCGGGTGCCGGTGGGGGGGACGGTCACGGTCGTCTCCGACGACGAGGTGGCCCGGCTGGACATCCCGGCGTGGTGCGGTATGCGGGGGCACGCGTACCTCGGCGAAGCCGAGCGCCCCAGGGGCGTGGCGTACACGGTCCGCCGCCTGGTCTGA
- the coxB gene encoding cytochrome c oxidase subunit II gives MSPYGSDRSPRRPMRRKLLQALTAGVVLATATGCSYNWQDFPRLGMPYPVTEEAPRILSLWQGSWAAALITGILVWGLIIWSIIFHRRGRTKVEVPPQTRYNMPIEALYTVVPLIIVSVLFYFTARDESKLLALSKPAHTINVIGFQWSWGFNYIEDVDGDKASPKGGEVPKELSTIPDRFTKDFPAGAEGVYEKGVPGDRNPQTGNPGPTLVLPKGEKVRFILSSNDVIHSFWVVPFLFKQDVIPGHTNVFEVTPSQEGTFMGKCAELCGVDHSRMLFNVKVVSPEKYQEYLKELAEKGQTGFLPAGIKQTDPARNAEVNKL, from the coding sequence GTGAGTCCCTACGGCTCCGACCGCTCGCCGCGGCGCCCGATGCGGCGGAAGCTGCTGCAGGCGCTGACTGCGGGCGTGGTCCTGGCGACCGCCACTGGTTGCTCGTATAACTGGCAAGACTTCCCCCGCCTCGGAATGCCCTATCCGGTCACGGAGGAGGCGCCTCGCATCCTGTCCCTGTGGCAGGGGTCGTGGGCAGCTGCTCTCATCACGGGCATCCTGGTCTGGGGCCTGATCATCTGGAGCATCATCTTCCACCGGCGCGGCCGGACGAAGGTGGAGGTCCCCCCGCAGACCCGGTACAACATGCCCATCGAGGCGCTGTACACCGTGGTCCCGCTCATCATCGTCTCGGTGCTGTTCTACTTCACCGCGCGTGACGAGTCGAAGCTGCTCGCCCTCTCGAAGCCGGCGCACACGATCAACGTGATCGGCTTCCAGTGGAGCTGGGGCTTCAACTACATCGAGGACGTCGACGGCGACAAGGCGTCCCCGAAGGGGGGCGAGGTTCCCAAGGAGCTCTCGACCATCCCGGACCGGTTCACCAAGGACTTCCCGGCCGGCGCCGAGGGCGTCTACGAGAAGGGTGTTCCCGGCGACCGGAACCCGCAGACCGGAAACCCGGGGCCGACGCTGGTCCTCCCCAAGGGTGAGAAGGTCCGCTTCATCCTGTCGTCGAACGACGTCATCCACTCCTTCTGGGTGGTCCCCTTCCTGTTCAAGCAGGACGTCATCCCGGGCCACACCAACGTCTTCGAGGTCACCCCGAGCCAAGAGGGCACCTTCATGGGCAAGTGCGCCGAGCTCTGCGGCGTCGACCACTCCCGGATGCTCTTCAACGTCAAGGTGGTCTCGCCCGAGAAGTACCAGGAATACCTGAAGGAGCTGGCGGAGAAGGGGCAGACCGGCTTCCTCCCGGCCGGCATCAAGCAGACCGACCCGGCCCGGAATGCGGAAGTGAACAAACTGTGA
- the ctaD gene encoding cytochrome c oxidase subunit I has translation MSILNESQGAAEADSYENELPVRRKQPGTVVVKWLTTTDHKTIGTMYLVTSFVFFLIGGILALFMRAELARPGTQIMSNEQFNQAFTMHGTIMLLMFATPLFAGFANWIMPLQIGAPDVAFPRLNMFAYWLYLFGSTIAVAGFVTPQGAADFGWFAYSPLSDAVRSPGIGADMWIMGLAFSGFGTILGSVNFITTIICMRAPGMTMFRMPIFTWNVLLTGVLVLLAFPVLAAALFALEADRKFGAHVFDAANGGALLWQHLFWFFGHPEVYIIALPFFGIVSEVIPVFSRKPMFGYIGLIAATIAIAGLSVTVWAHHMYVTGGVLLPFFSFMTFLIAVPTGVKFFNWIGTMWKGSLSFETPMLWTIGFLVTFTFGGLTGVILASPPMDFHVSDSYFVVAHFHYVVFGTVVFAMFAGFHFWWPKFTGKMLDERLGKITFWTLFIGFHGTFLVQHWLGAEGMPRRYADYLAADGFTLLNTISTISSFLLGLSMLPFMYNVWKTAKYGKKIEVDDPWGYGRSLEWATSCPPPRHNFLTLPRIRSESPAFDLHHPEIAALDHLEDHSVAAQAVTGGKEAGK, from the coding sequence GTGAGCATCCTCAACGAATCCCAGGGTGCCGCCGAAGCTGACTCGTATGAGAACGAGCTGCCGGTGCGGCGCAAGCAGCCGGGCACCGTGGTCGTGAAGTGGCTCACCACCACCGACCACAAGACCATCGGCACGATGTACCTGGTCACGTCGTTCGTGTTCTTCCTCATCGGCGGAATCCTGGCGCTCTTCATGCGCGCCGAGCTGGCCCGTCCGGGCACGCAGATCATGTCGAACGAGCAGTTCAACCAGGCGTTCACCATGCATGGCACGATCATGCTGCTGATGTTCGCCACCCCGCTCTTCGCCGGTTTCGCGAACTGGATCATGCCGCTGCAGATCGGCGCGCCCGACGTGGCGTTCCCGCGGCTGAACATGTTCGCGTACTGGCTGTACCTCTTCGGCTCGACCATCGCGGTGGCCGGCTTCGTCACCCCGCAGGGTGCCGCCGACTTCGGCTGGTTCGCCTACTCCCCGCTGTCGGACGCGGTCCGCTCGCCGGGCATCGGCGCCGACATGTGGATCATGGGTCTGGCCTTCTCGGGCTTCGGTACGATCCTCGGCTCGGTCAACTTCATCACCACGATCATCTGCATGCGCGCGCCCGGCATGACGATGTTCCGCATGCCGATCTTCACCTGGAACGTGCTGCTGACCGGTGTTCTGGTCCTGCTCGCCTTCCCGGTGCTGGCCGCCGCGCTCTTCGCGCTGGAGGCCGACAGGAAATTCGGTGCGCACGTCTTCGACGCGGCCAATGGCGGCGCCTTGCTGTGGCAACACCTCTTCTGGTTCTTCGGACACCCAGAGGTGTACATCATCGCGCTGCCGTTCTTCGGAATCGTTTCCGAGGTCATCCCGGTCTTCTCCCGCAAGCCGATGTTCGGTTACATCGGTCTGATCGCGGCGACGATCGCGATCGCCGGCCTCTCGGTGACCGTGTGGGCCCACCACATGTACGTCACCGGCGGTGTGCTGCTGCCGTTCTTCTCGTTCATGACCTTCCTGATCGCGGTACCGACCGGTGTGAAGTTCTTCAACTGGATCGGCACCATGTGGAAGGGCTCACTGTCCTTCGAGACTCCGATGCTCTGGACGATCGGCTTCCTGGTCACCTTCACCTTCGGTGGTCTGACCGGCGTCATCCTGGCCTCGCCCCCGATGGACTTCCACGTCTCCGACTCGTACTTCGTCGTCGCGCACTTCCACTACGTCGTCTTCGGCACCGTGGTCTTCGCGATGTTCGCGGGCTTCCACTTCTGGTGGCCGAAGTTCACGGGCAAGATGCTGGACGAGCGCCTCGGCAAGATCACCTTCTGGACGCTGTTCATCGGCTTCCACGGCACCTTCCTGGTGCAGCACTGGCTGGGCGCCGAGGGCATGCCGCGTCGTTACGCGGACTACCTCGCGGCCGACGGCTTCACCCTGCTGAACACCATCTCCACGATCAGCTCGTTCCTGCTCGGCCTGTCGATGCTGCCCTTCATGTACAACGTCTGGAAGACGGCGAAGTACGGCAAGAAGATCGAGGTCGACGACCCGTGGGGTTACGGCCGTTCGCTCGAGTGGGCTACGTCCTGCCCGCCGCCGCGGCACAACTTCCTCACCCTGCCGCGGATCCGCTCCGAGTCCCCGGCGTTCGACCTGCACCACCCGGAGATCGCGGCCCTCGACCACCTCGAGGACCACAGCGTGGCCGCCCAGGCCGTCACCGGTGGCAAGGAGGCCGGCAAGTGA